The Parambassis ranga chromosome 1, fParRan2.1, whole genome shotgun sequence genome includes a region encoding these proteins:
- the exosc1 gene encoding exosome complex component CSL4 produces MSPMKLCVPGDKLCSVEDCIPGTGVYLRHGYIYSSLAGYVLRKNEGEELPVISVVRETETQLLPDVGAIVTCKVTSINPRFAKVHILYVGSTPLKDRFRGTIRKEDVRATEKDKVETYKSFRPGDIVLAKVISLGDVQSNYLLTTAENELGVVVAHSEAGAQMVPISWCEMQCPRTHAKEFRKVARVQPEYLA; encoded by the exons ATGTCGCCCATGAAGCTGTGTGTTCCAG GTGACAAGCTGTGCAGTGTAGAAGACTGTATTCCTGGAACAGGAGTGTACCTGCGGCACGGCTACATATACTCATCACTAGCTGGCTATGTGCTCAGAAAAAATGAGGGCGAGGAG TTACCAGTGATCTCCGTTGTGAgggaaacagaaacacaactacTGCCAGATGTAGGAGCGATAGTCACCTGCAAG GTAACAAGCATCAACCCCAGGTTCGCCAAAGTCCACATCCTTTACGTAGGATCCACACCACTGAAGGACCGCTTCAGAGGGACCATCAG GAAAGAAGATGTACGAGCAACAGAAAAAGATAAG GTGGAGACGTACAAAAGCTTCCGACCTGGCGACATTGTCCTGGCAAAAGTT ATTTCTCTCGGTGACGTTCAGTCAAACTACCTGTTGACAACAGCTGAGAATGAACTGGGCGTGGTGGTGGCCCATAGTGAAGCAG GTGCCCAGATGGTCCCCATCAGCTGGTGCGAGATGCAGTGCCCACGGACGCATGCCAAAGAGTTCCGTAAAGTGGCGCGAGTGCAGCCGGAGTACCTCGCCTGA
- the pgam1b gene encoding phosphoglycerate mutase 1b: MAAYKLVLIRHGESCWNQENRFCGWFDADLSETGEQEAKRGGQALKDAGYEFDICYTSVLKRAIRTLWFVLDSIDQMWLPVHRTWRLNERHYGGLTGLNKAETAEKHGEAQVKIWRRSFDIPPPPMDEEHDFYQSISKDRRYSDLTEDQLPSCESLKDTIARALPFWNEEIVPQIKEGKRVLIAAHGNSLRGIVKHLEGMSEEAIMELNLPTGIPIVYELDKNLKPLGPMQFLGDEETVKKAMEAVAAQGKAKK; this comes from the exons ATGGCTGCGTACAAGCTGGTGCTGATCCGCCATGGAGAGAGCTGCTGGAACCAGGAGAACCGCTTCTGCGGCTGGTTCGACGCGGATTTAAGTGAGACCGGGGAGCAGGAGGCGAAGAGAGGAGGACAAGCCCTGAAAG ATGCTGGCTATGAATTTGATATTTGCTACACCTCTGTCCTGAAGAGGGCCATCCGCACCCTGTGGTTTGTCCTGGACAGCATCGACCAGATGTGGCTGCCTGTGCACCGGACCTGGCGTCTCAATGAGCGTCACTACGGCGGCCTGACTGGGCTGAACAAAGCTGAGACGGCAGAAAAACACGGAGAGGCCCAGGTCAAAATCTGGAGGCGTTCTTTCGACATTCCTCCCCCTCCCATGGATGAGGAGCATGACTTCTATCAGAGTATAAGCAAG GACCGCCGTTATTCTGACCTGACAGAGGACCAGCTTCCCAGCTGTGAGAGTCTCAAGGACACTATTGCCAGAGCCCTTCCCTTCTGGAATGAAGAGATAGTTCCACAGATCAAGGAAGGGAAGAGGGTGCTGATTGCTGCCCATGGCAACAGTCTCCGTGGCATCGTCAAGCATCTCGAGG GTATGTCTGAGGAAGCCATCATGGAGCTGAACCTTCCCACTGGCATCCCCATTGTCTACGAGCTGGACAAGAACCTGAAACCTTTAGGACCCATGCAGTTCTTGGGAGATGAGGAGACCGTGAAGAAAGCCATGGAAGCTGTAGCTGCTCAGGGCAAAGCCAAGAAATAG